One genomic window of Sardina pilchardus chromosome 15, fSarPil1.1, whole genome shotgun sequence includes the following:
- the mettl13 gene encoding eEF1A lysine and N-terminal methyltransferase: MSLLPRTTEELSSADYWERFFRKRGEKAFEWYGDYHSLCGVLHKYIKPRDQVLVVGCGNSELSEQLYDVGYRQLTNIDTSETVVSHMNQRNAERRPGLTFQLIDATQTGFEDGSYQVALDKSTFDAMASEEEGALAKRMLTEISRVLAVGGRYVCITLAQERVVRLAVDHFSSAGWAVRLHCLAKEEDQDTDSDSTFALPVFVLVCTKFRQPPPFLVLEMCLGEDGAPKRLSTVPDLLAAVKERQAYALLQQKLRGGTDSASSPSLTLCHSATGLPRYTLTVQDSPPSAKVPRLNHFAIFIVPQGRESDWLYGSAEGRAQLATSANFRRLVVVSMHRDQEYQDMQAIQAELSPMVMELAPPGMPANQQVPFLSVGGDLGWRKVVGKGVSELTGEYSVEDVRGEDGNLYRRLIFLKNDQLVQSESRLRAPAKAAAARKKKNKRKANPTASEAPSSASGSDTSPSSVDHSVLCCTHHEVMVAGLALLGLNTSANKEQPISVLLVGLGGGGLAQFVHEFVPSSQVEVVELDPAVLDLAKTWFEFQPNDRLKVTLDDGLAHIASLESQGGHSFDVIMFDVDSKDPSLGMSCPPPAFVEKALLEKVFSLLSSRGVFMLNLVCRDTSLRQKVMGTLRQVFPRVFSRPIEGEVNDVLFCLREAGKDKDAGVPAELKRAAKSLQGAMRAHSNGGPSSPHIDIAAMLEDLMIA, encoded by the exons ATGAGTTTATTGCCCCGCACTACAGAGGAGCTTAGCTCGGCGGACTACTGGGAGCGTTTTTTTCGTAAACGTGGAGAGAAGGCATTCGAATGGTATGGCGACTATCATTCTCTCTGTGGAGTGCTGCACAAATATATCAAACCTCGTGATCAG GTATTAGTAGTGGGCTGTGGTAACTCGGAGTTGAGCGAACAACTCTATGATGTGGGCTATCGACAGCTCACCAACATTGACACCAGCGAGACGGTAGTGTCGCACATGAACCAGCGTAATGCTGAACGCCGGCCAGGCTTGACTTTCCAACTAATAGATGCCACTCAGACAGGTTTTGAAGATGGCAGCTATCAGGTGGCGTTAGATAAGAGTACCTTCGATGCCATGGCCTCCGAAGAAGAGGGTGCACTGGCCAAGAGGATGCTGACAGAGATTAGTAGAGTGTTAGCCGTTGGAGGCCGGTATGTCTGTATTACTCTGGCTCAGGAGCGTGTGGTACGTCTGGCTGTGGATCACTTCTCCAGTGCAGGCTGGGCCGTACGGCTCCACTGCCTGGCCAAGGAGGAGGACCAGGACACCGATTCTGACTCCACATTTGCTCTGCCAGTCTTTGTTCTTGTCTGCACCAAGTTTCGGCAGCCACCCCCTTTTCTGGTGCTGGAGATGTGCTTGGGGGAAGATGGTGCCCCGAAAAGACTGTCAACTGTGCCTGACCTTCTGGCTGCAGTAAAAGAGAGGCAGGCTTACGCCCTCTTGCAGCAGAAGCTCCGTGGAGGCACAGACTCAGCCAGCAGCCCCTCTCTCACGTTGTGCCACTCAGCCACAGGATTGCCTCGCTACACCCTCACAGTGCAGGACAGCCCACCCAGTGCCAAAGTGCCGCGTCTCAACCATTTCGCAATCTTCATAG TGCCACAAGGTCGTGAGTCTGATTGGCTCTATGGATCTGCTGAGGGCCGTGCACAGTTAGCGACCAGTGCCAATTTCAGACGCCTAGTTGTTGTGTCTATGCACCGAGACCAAGAGTATCAGGACATGCAGGCCATTCAAGCAGAGCTCTCGCCAATGGTGATGGAACTTGCTCCTCCAGGAatgccagccaatcagcag GTGCCCTTTCTGTCTGTTGGAGGGGATCTGGGTTGGCGGAAAGTAGTGGGGAAGGGGGTCAGTGAGCTCACAGGAGAGTACTCTGTGGAGGATGTCAGAGGAGAAGACGGCAATCTCTACCGCCGACTGATCTTCCTGAAGAATGACCAGCTGGTGCAGTCTGAGAGTCGCCTCCGCGCTCCGGCAAAAG CGGCTGCAGCACgcaagaagaagaataagaggAAAGCAAATCCTACAGCTTCAGAAGCCCCTTCCAGTGCTTCAGGTTCAGACACCAGTCCCTCATCTGTAGATCACAGTGTCCTATGCTGCACTCATCACGAGGTTATGGTCGCCGGTTTGGCCTTGTTAGGGTTGAACACAAGTGCTAACAAAG AACAACCCATATCTGTGCTGCTGGTGgggctgggaggaggaggactggcCCAGTTTGTGCATGAGTTTGTCCCATCGTCAcaagtggaggtggtggagttgGACCCTGCAGTACTCGACTTGGCTAAAACCTGGTTCGAGTTCCAGCCAAACGACAGACTTAAGGTCACTCTGGATGATGGGCTGGCCCATATCGCCTCTCTGGAAAGCCAGG GTGGACATTCTTTTGACGTCATCATGTTTGACGTTGACAGTAAAGACCCCAGCCTTGGAATGAGCTGCCCTCCGCCTGCCTTTGTAGAAAAGGCCCTATTGGAAAAAGTGTTCAGCTTGCTAAGTTCACGAG GGGTGTTTATGTTGAATCTGGTGTGCCGCGACACGTCCTTACGACAGAAGGTGATGGGGACTCTACGGCAGGTGTTCCCGCGGGTGTTTTCCCGCCCTATCGAGGGTGAGGTGAATGATGTGCTCTTCTGCCTGAGAGAGGCAGGCAAAGACAAAGACGCTGGTGTCCCAGCAGAGCTGAAGAGGGCAGCCAAGAGCCTGCAGGGGGCGATGAGAGCACACAGCAATGGAGGACCCAGCAGCCCACACATTGACATTGCTGCAATGCTGGAGGATCTCATGATAGCATAA
- the itpa gene encoding inosine triphosphate pyrophosphatase: MAVPVGRSVVFVTGNAKKLEEVIQILGDKFPYKLISKKIDLPEYQGEPDDISIQKCKEAAKLVDGPVIVEDTCLCFKALGGLPGPYIKWFLDKLKPEGLNKLLAGFEDKSAWALCTFAFCAGKDEPVQLFRGKTEGRIVEPRGPRDFGWDPCFQPDGFDKTYAELPKDVKNSISHRFRALSAMSEHFSQLNDTPDTKRTKHGD, from the exons ATGGCAGTGCCGGTTGGAAGATCAGTTGTATTTGTTACTGGAAATGCCAAAAAACTAGAGGAG GTTATCCAGATTCTTGGAGACAAGTTCCCTTATAAACTGATCTCGAAAAAGATTGact tACCAGAATATCAAGGTGAGCCGGATGACATCTCCATTCAGAAATGCAAAGAGGCAGCTAAACTA GTTGATGGACCAGTCATTGTAGAAGATACCTGTCTGTGTTTTAAAGCTCTTGGAGGTCTGCCTGGGCCTTatat AAAATGGTTTCTGGATAAGCTGAAGCCAGAAG GACTGAACAAACTCTTGGCAGGTTTCGAGGATAAATCAGCCTGGGCTCTTTGCACTTTTGCTTTCTGTGCTGGAAAAGATGAGCCTGTACAGTTATTTAGGGGGAAAACTGAG GGGCGCATTGTTGAGCCCAGAGGACCCCGAGATTTTGGATGGGACCCCTGTTTCCAACCAGATGGTTTTGACAAGAC CTATGCGGAGCTTCCCAAAGACGTGAAGAACTCCATCTCTCATCGGTTCCGGGCTCTGTCTGCCATGTCCGAGCACTTCTCTCAGTTGAACGACACACCGGACACAAAGAGGACAAAGCACGGCGACTGA